The Pyxidicoccus sp. MSG2 DNA segment GTGCTCATGGCGCCGCCTCCGCGAGAAGCCGCACGCCGCACCGCCGCGATGCGCTCGTGGCGCGGGTGCCACGCATGCTCATGACGCCGCCTCCGCTCCGCCCACCGGCAGCGCGAGGCTCGCGGTGGTGCCCTGGCCCGGTGAGGAGCGCAGCTCCAGCGAGCCTCCGAGCTGCTCCGCCAGCGTGCGCGCCAGGAAGAGGCCCAGGCCCATGCCCTCGCCCGGGGCCTTGGTGGTGAAGAACGGCTCGCCCGCCCGCGCGAGCACCTCCGCCGGCATGCCCGGGCCGCCGTCGCGCACCTCCAGCTTCGCGCGGGCCTGCTCCGCCCGCACGCGCAGCTCCACGGGCTTCGACTCCGGCGTGGCCTGGAGCGCGTTCTTCACCAGCCCGCGCAGCACCCGGGCCAGCGCGCGCGGCGGGCCGTGCACCTGCCAGGCGCTCAACTCGGCGGGAACCTCCACGCGCACCCGCGCGGCGCCGGGCAGCTCCGCCAGCGTGTCCTCCACCAGCCGTCCCAGCGCAATCGCATGGAAGGGCTCTCCGGTGGTCTGCCCCGCGTCCGCGGACATCTGCACCAGCACGTCGCGGCAGCGGTCCACCTGCTGGCGGATGAGGCGCAGGTCCTCGCGCACGGACTCGGATGTGCCCGAGGCCGCCAGCGCGCGCTCCACCTCCTTCGCCACCACGGCGATGGTGGACAGCGGCGTGGACAGCTCGTGCGCCGCGCCTGCCGCCAGCGTGGCCAGGGAGGCCACCTTCTCGCGCCGCGCGTGCAGCGCTCGCGCCTGGGCCAGCTCCTGCTCGCGCGCGCCCAGCGCCCGGGTGACGCGCTGGACGAAGTAGACGATGAAGCCCGCGGCCACCGCGAAGGCCACCCACATGCCATTGATGTGCAGCCGCATCAGCTCCGCATGGTCCGGCCGGGACAGCCCGTGCGGCAGCTCCACGTCCTGAAGCACGAAGAGCGAGCCGAACGCCGCGAGCGTGAAGCCCAACAGTCCCCACGTCCACCGCGCGGGCAGCAGCACCGTGCCCAGCGCCACATTCACCAGGTACAGCGTGGTGAAGGGGTTGTGCGTGCCGCCGCTGAGGGCCAGCAGACCGGTGAGCACCAGCGTGTCCCACAGCATCAGCTTGCCGATGGTGCCTTCCGTCACCCGCCGCGCCCGGTGCAGCCACGCGCGCACGGACAGGTTGGTGAGCGCCTCCAGCCCCAGCAGCGCCGCGAGCACCGGCACGGGCAGCGCCAGTTCCAACCCATACGCCGCCACGGCGATGACCACCGCCTGGCCCAGCAGCAGGCCCCACCGCAGCCGCAGCAGCCACTCCAGGTTGATGCGCGCTCGCGAGGCCGGCTCGGGGAGCGTGGGGGCGTCAGGCTCTGGCTTCATGGCACGGTGGAGGGGGCCGCTCGGGTTGATGCGCGCCCGCGAGAAAGACTCGCATGGACACCCGGTGTGATGCACACGCGCGCCGCCTGCTCGCAAGAGGCACAGACTGAATCGGGATGCGGATTCGAGCTGTATGGAATGAACAGGAGGGGCCTGGTGCTCGTGGGTGTGGAGCTCCTTCGAAACCTCGCGGTGGGGCCCCCGGGCCGGGCTTGAGGCGTCCTGTTCGGAAATGTCGGGACATTTCGCGCCTCAAAACCCCCGACATTTCCGAACAGGACGGTGCCGGCAGGCGGGGGGAGGCGCGTCTGCGATGTGGCCTCGGAGCCGGCCAGTGGGCGGACACGGGCGTCATGGCGTGGAGGCCGGCCGGGCCGAAGCGGAGCGGGCCACGTTGCCCAGCAGGTCGACGCGCGTGGGAGGCTCCTGGGGCTCCACCCCGTCCAGCCACATGTCCCACGCCAGCGTGAAGACGAGCGTGGCCCGGGGCTGCTCCTCCGACAGCGTCAGCCCGTCGAGCACCACGTCCACCGACGAGTGCCCGGTGCTGGTGGCGTCGAACGCCTGCGCCACGCCGCCATCCGTCGGGGAACGCGTGCCGCGCACGTGGAGGCTGCGGCCTTCCATGTCCACGGGTTCAGGGCCCTCGGTCGCGGAGGCCAGTCCCTGTGCGTCCGAGTCCGCCGGCTCGAAGGTGAGCCGCGCGCGGCAGTACCGGCCCGGTGGTGGGCGCAGCACGCCCAGTTCCGTGACGTCCCCATCCGCGCCATCCAGGCCCAGGACATGCGGCGTGCCCAGCCGCCGGGGGCTGGAGCTCGAGTGCGCCCACGCGGTGCTCACGGGCGACAGCCCCCGCAGCAGCCGCAGCCAGCCGGCTTCTTCACACGGCAGCAACTCCACGCTGCCCAGCGTGACGAGCGCACGGGTGAAGGACGCACGCGTGCCCTGCGCATTGAGGAGGGTGCGCGCGCCCCCCGCCTCCACGGCGGGTCGGGCGCGCGCGGTGGTGATGCCAAGGGACAGCTCCATCCCCTCCACGCGGTCCCCGCCACCACAGGCGGCGAGACAGAGGAGGGCGGCGGCGCCGAGGACGGACGGCTTCATGTGCGTATGCTCAGAGGTCATACGCGACGGACATCATCGCGATGGGAGTGGGGGCCACGCGGCCATTCAGCCGGTTGAAGAAGGGCACGCGCACGCCGGCCGCGAGGACGATGT contains these protein-coding regions:
- a CDS encoding ATP-binding protein, coding for MKPEPDAPTLPEPASRARINLEWLLRLRWGLLLGQAVVIAVAAYGLELALPVPVLAALLGLEALTNLSVRAWLHRARRVTEGTIGKLMLWDTLVLTGLLALSGGTHNPFTTLYLVNVALGTVLLPARWTWGLLGFTLAAFGSLFVLQDVELPHGLSRPDHAELMRLHINGMWVAFAVAAGFIVYFVQRVTRALGAREQELAQARALHARREKVASLATLAAGAAHELSTPLSTIAVVAKEVERALAASGTSESVREDLRLIRQQVDRCRDVLVQMSADAGQTTGEPFHAIALGRLVEDTLAELPGAARVRVEVPAELSAWQVHGPPRALARVLRGLVKNALQATPESKPVELRVRAEQARAKLEVRDGGPGMPAEVLARAGEPFFTTKAPGEGMGLGLFLARTLAEQLGGSLELRSSPGQGTTASLALPVGGAEAAS